The genomic stretch TATTAAGGTTATGTTAAAATTCTAGCGTCATCTTTTCAGCATCCACCCGCAAAAAACTGCCTTTATCTTCATGCCAATCCCCTAGCACTACCCGTTGCAGCATTTTGCCATCCAGCGCCACATCGTGTACCGCTGGGCGATGCGTATGCCCGTGGATGATGCGAGAAACGCCCGTCTGTTGGAAAACTGCCTCCACCGCCTGCTGATTCACGTCCAGAATCGCTGCCGCCTTGCCCTGCATACTCTCGCGGCTTTGCGCCCGCATCGCCTCCGCCTGACGGATACGCGCTTCCAGCGGTAAGGCCAGAAATTGCTGCTGCCATGGCGGATTGCGGAACAATTTGCGCACTTGCTGGTATTCCACATCATCGGTACACAAGGTATCACCGTGTAATAACAGGGTCGGGGTGCCGTATAAATCCATCAGGTGCTGTTCGGGTAACAAGATGCAGCCCGTTGCTGCCGCAAACTGCTCCCCTACCAGAAAATCGCGGTTGCCGTGCATGAAATACAGCGCGACTCCGCTATCAACCAGCTCGCGCAACTCCGCGACAACCGGCAAAAAACCAGCCGCAGCGGGGCTATCCAACGCATCATCCCCCACCCAGTACTCGAACAGATCCCCCAGAATATAGAGTGCATCTGCCCTACCCTTGAGCTGTTGCAGAAATGTTATCAGCAAGCGAATGATGGCAGGGCGGGAGGTATCAAGATGTAAATCAGCAATAAACCAGCTAACCATAAGCACTCTTTATTTATAAATCGACTTTTTTGTCGCAAATTAAAAAACAAATCTAATAGAACGTTGACCTGCTGCACAGAGTCTAATAAGTTATCCTAACTTTAAACTACCTAGAACTGACATAACATGACATATTGTGTAGGCGTTTCTCTTGATGCAGGACTTGTCCTGACATCCGACTCCCGTACCAATGCGGGTATTGATAATGTCAGTACCTACAGCAAGATGTACCAATGTGAAACGACACCTGATCGTTTCCTGGTTATTCTGAGTGCGGGCAACCTCGCCACCACCCAGGCCGTGATCCAGCAGGTCAAGCGTGATGTTCACGAGGGCAAGCCCAGAAATATTAACAACATGGCTTATCTCGCCGATGTTGCGGATTACTTGGGTGAAATTCTGGTCAATCTCATTCGTAAACATAATGAGCAAGGCGGTTTTATTGCCGATGCCACTTTGGTTTTGGGTGGACAAATCAAAGGGCGCGAACCAAACCTTTACATGATTTATCCGCAGGGAAATTACATCACGTCTTCCAGTGAGACACCCTACCTGCAAATTGGCGAAAGCAAATACGGTAAACCAGTGCTCGACCGTTTCATTACCCGTGACGCCTCGCTGGAAGATGCCGCCATCTGCTCGCTGATTTCCATGGACTCCACCATGAAAAGTAACGCCAGCGTAGGGCCACCGATTGAAGTGCTGATCTACAAACGCGATCAGTTCACCACGCCCAAACATTACAAGTTTGATGCCGAAGACCCTTATCTACTGGCTATTCGTCAGGAATGGGCACATCACTTGAATCAAGCATTCCGCTCCATGCCACGTCTGGAAGAAAGTCAGGCGCAGCCGAACAGCTACTTACGCGCTCTCTGAACCCGCCACTAATTGGTGGATGAAACGCAGCTTCACAATCACCTGTCGAGACAGGCTGAAGGGGTAGGGGTCGCGCTGCCCCATGCTGCGGTTCAGGGCATTCATCATCAGCGTCAGTTGCCGCCACTCCCCCATCAACAGGTGGAAGTCGCGGGAATGCGACGTGCTCCGATGGATCACCTCAAAGTCTGTGGCGGTTTCCAGCGTATCCATGATATGCAGGTAATGCGCCCAGGTTTCCGCCCAATCCTCCCACGGGTGGGCGCTGGCATAAGCACTGATATGGCGCTTCTCCCAATTGGGAACGGGGCCGTAAGCGTAATAGTTATCCATTGACTCACGGTAGTTTTCCTCGCCCCCGAACATGTGCCGAAAGCGCGGATACCACACCGAATCCCGTATCAGCTTATCCCAATAATAATGCCCGATTTCGTGGCGCATATGCCCCAGTACAGTACGGTAGCTTTCGTTCATCTGCTCGCGTGTTTTCACCCTATAGGCATCATCCGCCTCGGAAACATGCAAAGTAATCAAGCCATTATGATGCCCGGTATACACCACTCTTTTTTTCACCAAAGGATTGGTGCGCTGATCCTCCAGAAAATCAAACGCCAAGCCTGAGTCTGGGTCTTGCTCCCGGCTCACCACCGGCAAGCCCAACATAATGAAGGAATACACCAAACGCCGTTTAGCATATTCCAGCACTTTCCAGCGTTGAACGTTGATGGGGATATTTTGCTGGGGAACGGTACGCGTCAAACGGCAAGAGCGGCATTGTTCGTGATCATCGTCCTCAGCCACCATCCAGTTACAGCCCACAGGATGATTACGGAGTGCACAAGCACGCAGCGTGGGATCTTCGTTCAACACCACCATTGTCAAGGTTTCGGGGTTAAACCCTAGCAGGCTATGGCAAGAGGAGCACTTACTGTCCTCGAAAAAAACTTCATGCCCGCAGACACAGTGGAAACGCCTCATGAGTTCCCCACCTTATCCAACTCAACCCGGACAACTTCCACCTGTTCACCATCTGTCACCAGTAGCCATGCGGCAAGGTTTTGCAGCGCGGCAATCTCCGGCAATTGCAGATAACCCTGCACTTGCTCAAGCCCCTCCTGCTTTTTGGCTAACCAACCCGCTTCCTTTGCGTCGCGGTTGGAAAGCAGTTGCAAGGCACGCACCATTTCATCCACCAACGGCTGCATATCGGCGTACAGCGCCAGCTTTTCCACCGCCAGCCGCAGCGTATGGTTGGGAATACTCATCTGGTTACGGCGCTCCAGTTCCACCTTGAAATAATGGAAGTAGAATTCGCGAATCGCGTAATTGGGGATGACAAAAGTTTCCCCCGCCAGCGTTTTGCGGTACAGAGTAATAAACCCCATATACGCCAACAGGCTGATAAAATCGTCACGGTCAAAACCTTTGTCAAACTCGAATTTGCGGCGTTGTTGGGCGGTCACTTCTTCGGTGTTGATTAGCTCATCCAGCACCGCAAAATTGGTGTCGCGGTTGCCAATGCTGAACATGCCCATGATTTTGCCGTAATCCGAGGCGATGTTTTCATCCATCATCGGATCGGGGTATTCACAGCGGCGCAGGTCGAAATTCTTGGCAAAATACAACACCATATTGGCATTGTAGACCGTTTCCGATGCCTTGAGGTTGAAGCGGTAGCCGTTGTACCAACGGGTCACATCAGCCAGCAGTTGTTCCAACTCCACCGAACAAGTATCCACTAACGGCTGCAACAGACGGGCAACTTCTGCCTTGGTGAAACCAATGGCTTCGTTGAAATCTTCGTGCAATGACAGGTTTTGCCCAATATTGAACCCGCTGGTCATACTATCAAGCATGATGGGGGTAACGCCCGTGACAAACAGGCGGTCGAGGGTGCCGCGTTGCGTAGCCGTTTTGAGGGTTTCGTAAAAGCTACGCACGAAGCCACCTTTGCCCATGATGCGCAGAAATAGCTTCATGTCTGCTGCTAAAATGCTATTGGCAAAGTGGTCGTATTCGTCGATCAACAGCAGAAATTTGTGTTCACCCAATAACTCCACGAATTGCTGCATTTTGTCGGCGGGAGTTACCTTTTCCCGAATAGCGTCCTGATAACTGTCAGGGTAAGCATAGCGGCGCAAAAACGTTTGCAAGTGCATATCGACCTTGCTGGTAAACCGCTGCAAAACAGCATCATGCCCTGCATCGGTATCAATACCGCTAAAGTCCATGAACAGCACTTGATAGCTGCTACGCAGTGGTGCTGGCTGTTGCCCGATGTACAGCTTGCCAAACAACGCATCGAACTCGTGCTGATACGCCACATCGTAATAATATTCCAGCATGGACAAGAACAGGCTTTTGCCAAAACGACGCGGGCGCAGCAGAAACAGATGGCTGCCTGCTGCTTCCAACTGGGGAATGTAATCAGTCTTGTCGAGGTAGACAAAACCTTCGGTGATGACTTTCTTGAAATTGCTTTCGCCGTAGGGGATTTTCATGCTGCGACTATCCTTCGGAGTGATGGGAACAGTTTAGCATAATGGCGTGAGTGCGAGACTGGCTTGCAGGGCTGCGATGCTTCCCAGCACCCCTCCTTTGCAAAAGGAGGGGCTAGGGGAGGATTTTCTTCAGGGTTTCTTACGACCGACGCAAATCCAACGTATAACGTATACGGATAATACGCATTCACCGGGAACGATTCGGAGTTACGCCCGCCCGGATGCGATACATGGTAAGTGCAACCACCCACCGAACGCCCGTTCCAGGTATCAATGATGTCGAACACCAGCGGCGCATGAATCCCAATCGTCGGATGCAGTGCGGAAGGCGGCTGCCACGCACGGAAGCGCACCCCAGCCACATACTCACCATGCACCCCGGTCGACTTCATCGGCACACGTCGCCCATTATAGCTTTGTGGAGATGGGAATAACTTACGACTGTTGAAACAAGTTAAGTATGCTGCCACGAGAGAAAGACAACAGCATTTTTGTCAACCCTCTTCAATTTTTATGAAGAAAATGTAAGCATGATCACAGCAGCAGATTTAATTCTTAAGTTAAAATTTGCGCAATTAACGGGCATATTGGAAGAAAATCAATGCACATTTTGGGCTATGCGGAAGACCACATGACATTAATAGATATTGTTTATTTTATGATTAATAGATTCTTGTTTGGTCTGTTACAGGCTTTTCAGTAAGACGGCTAAGTACCACAGTGCTCGATTTGCTCCCTATCAACCCAATATAACCTAATTGATTGGATTCAACTCATGATTATTGAAAAATTAAAAGAAATAATTGACCCAACCCCTGAATTTTCATCAACAACTACGGATATTTTCTTTTGGGTAATCTTGTCTGTTTTCATCGCTGCACTGATATTGAGGCTACGCGGAAAAAAACCGGCTTTTACTGATTACATCCCAACCTTATTATCATCACTGGGTATTTTAGGAACTTTTGCTGGTATTGTCATTGGTCTATTGGCATTTGATCCAACGCCCGAAAAGATGAATGACTCCATTACGAATCTGCTCTGGGGTCTACAAACAGCTTTCTTTACCAGTATTACTGGTGTTTTTTTGTCGATTACCTTTAAGGCATTTGAGAGTTTTTTGCTCAATCAAGAGCAAGCATCAGAAAACAGTGATGGCTTAGCTCAAAGCGACAACTCGATCGAAGGCATTTTAACGGTGCAAAATCAACATTTGGCGCAGATCGTCAAATCCATCGGTGATGAAAATACTGACTCAAGCCTAGTCAACATCTTAAAATTACACCGAAGTGATGCTGCTGATCAACGTAAACAAGTCATCAATGCCTTACAAACGTTGAACGATGCGTAACTGTTCACGGAGCAGCCCCCTTAAGCGGCAATAAGTCCAGTCACCGGATTCAATACTTGCGGAGGGGGAATAGGCAAACGCACCGTCACCGGCTTTTTAGCCAATGCCTGCTGACACGCTTGGCGGATAATTCGGTAAGCGCTGATACCTAGGCGTTTGCAGGTTTCCACGATAGTCAGTATTAACGGGCGGAATTGATCACCTCGGAAAGATTGGCTAAAAAAGCTGGTCTTACGCCAGATGACATAGGGGCGGATAGCCCGTTCGGCAGCATTGTTGGTCAGAGGAACACCGGAATGACGCAAAAATGTCCATAACATCAGGTCATCATCCCGTAAGCGTTGGCACTGGTTGGCGGTTTTAGTCGGCTTATCAGGATGTTGTGCTTGACGTAAGCCGCTACCTGCTACCAATGTCTGGCGGAAGGCTTCGCGGAGTTTATCCATGCGTTGCCGGTACAACCTGTCCGAGTAAGCACCTGCGAGCTTGCGGTTATGCAAGTGGACAATCAGGCGTGCCAGACGCAGCAAACGCTTCCCTAAGATGCCTGCACGCCCGTAACGTTGTGCTATTTTTTTGAACTTACGGATAATGTGCGCCCAGCACAGTTGCCGTCGTTCATTGGGGTGGTGATTATAGCCGCCGTGCTGGTCGGTCACGAGTACGCCATTGAATTTTCCCAGCAATTCGTCCGCTGCACCTTTGCCGCGTGAGTAATGCGTCATGAAGTACACCACCTGTGGCGAACACATCACCCATAACCATTCACGTTCGCGCCCACGGTAGTGACTGGTTTCATCCGCGTTTACCACCGGGCTGCTACGCACTGCATCACCCGCCTGAGCATATAAGGGTGCTAACCAACGGCTGACGGGGGCAGTAGCCTCACTGATCGCACCGCTACTGAAGGATAACTGCCATTGTTCTTCCAGCAGTAACTGGATTTGCCGCGTGGACAGGCGGCACGCCCCGTTCATCAGGGTGATCCAACTGATCAAGCCAGCACCCATCTGCCCGCTGGGGATGTCTTCGGGTAACTCGGCTACCTGACGTTTCCCGCAGCAACTACACGTACCCGCATACAGGCGGTGTTCCGTTACTTGATAAGCAACTTCCGGTAGGTCAAATACCTGATGACGCTGGCTCGGCGTGGTTTCCAGCACCAGATGACCACCACAACGGCAACAGCCTTCGGGATAGTAATGCTGGATAGCATCCAGGCGTGATTCCTCCACCAAGGTGCGTTCATGTTTGCTGTGTCCTGGCTGACCGCCGCGTTTTAACGGGCTTTTCGGTTTGCGCTCGCGTTGGGCGCGTTGTTCGGGCGTGTCACGTGACGGGGGGTTAGAGGAGGTGGCGGAGGAGTCATTCAGGCGTTCTTTCAGTTCTGTCAGTTCCGCTTCCAGTTGTTTTACCCGTGCCTGCAACGCAACCACCAACGTCAGCAGATCACGGTTAAGCTGCTGGGAGGTGGCCAAATCGGTTGGCAACGCAATATCAGTAAAATCGGTGGTGATCGTTAGCTCGTTCATCTTTCAAGCATAGCTCAGACTCTGGCAGTTGCAAGCCCGTGAACAGTTACCATCGCAATTGGTAGAAGGCATCAATGAAAGCGCCGCTAACCTCTCGAATGCCATTATCAAAACAGCAACGGAATTTGATGACAGCTCATCCCGTGTTAATGCATCTCCTTATACACAAGTCCCAAGCTGATGTAAGATAAGCAATTTTCACCTATGAACTGGTCATCTAGCGAACTCACCGATCTTGATTTGGGAGACAAGCGCCTCGAAACACGCGCCGCCCATATTCTCAATGCCATGCTGAAAGCGCCCCAATCCAGCCTCCCCAAGGCTTGCCAGAGTTGGTCAAGTACCTTGGCGACGTACCGTTTCTTCTGGAATGAGGCGGTGAGCCATGATGCTTTGATGGCATCCCACTTTGAAGCGACAGAGTGCCGAATCCGTCAACAAGACTCGAAGATTATCCTGTGCATTCAAGACACCACCGAATTGGACTTCAATGGACAGGAAACCGAGGGCTTGGGGCGGTTATCCTACGATAAGCAACGCGGGATGTACCTGCATCCGACCTTGTGTATCACCCCGGAACGCCTGCCGTTGGGCATCACCGATACGTGGATGTGGTCACGGGGCTTGAGCAAAGCCGCCGACCAAGCGAACCCCAGCATCAAAGAAAGCCGTCGCTGGATCGAAGGGTATGAACGGGTAGCCGAACTGGCGGCACGCTGCCCCGGACACCGGCTCATCTATACGGGCGACCGTGAAAGCGACTTTTACGACTTGCTCAAACGGGCACAAGCCTTGGATTACCCGGCTGACCTGCTGATACGGGCGCAACATAACCGTGCCTTAGGAGATGACCTCAAACTGTGGGATGCCATTGAGCAACAACAGGCGTTGACCCGCATCACCTTTACCAAACCGCGCAAGCAGGGTGAAAAAGCCCGCAAAGTGGTACAGGAAATCAAGGTGTTACGTTATACCCTGCGTCCCAAGAGCAAGCACCCGATGCTATTGACCTTGGTTCAAGCCAAAGAAATCAACCCACCCGCCGGAAAATCGCCCCTCATTTGGCGTTTAGTCACCAACCGTTGTGTAGAGACCGCCGATGCCGCTTGTGAACTCATCGACTGGTATCGGGCGCGTTGGGAAATCGAAATGTTTTTTGATGTCCTGAAAGTTGGCTGTCGCGTCGAAAAACTGCAACTGGACACTAAAGAGCGCATCGAAAAAGCCCTCGCGCTCTACATCATGGTGGCCTGGCGGATTATGTTTCTGATGCGGTTGGGGCGTACCTGCCCAGAACTTCCGGCTGAGCTGGTGTTTGACCCGCTGGAATGGAAAGTATCCTTCCGGCTCGGCAAAAAAGCACTGCCCGATGGCATACCTACCCTCAATCAAGTGATCCGCAATCTGGCAGAACTGGGGGGCTTTCTGGGCAGAAAATGCGATGGCGAACCGGGAGCTAAAAGTATCTGGTTGGGCTACTCAAGGGTGCTGGACTGTATTTATGGGATTCAGATGGCTAGTGAATTGGGGGAAGGACTGATTTGTGTATAAAGAGATGGTGTTAATGGTGCGTTGCAAACAACATCAGATCACCTCACTAGAGAGTCAGAAGTCATCAAAACAACCTTGATTGATTCGGTTACGCAAATTCGTGAGGATTTCTATGGCTTTATTCATCAATTGCAAGGCAGTCAGCAAGCGCAATTACAAACGTTTGAAACAGCCATTGCCCAGATGATGAGTGGCTATAAAGAATCAGAAGATCAGATCAAAAATTTCGCTCAAACAACCATCAGCAGTACAAAGGAATCTGTCTTAAAACAAACTAGAGCAATAGATCAAGCACTGGAACAGGAGCTTAACCGCACCATGACCGAACTGGGTTCAGCACTCACAACGATCACGCGTAAGTTTACCGAAGACTACCAAACTTTGGTTAATGAGATGAATAAAGTTGTTCGTGCACGATAAGGACAATCTGTGATGCAACGGAAAAAAAAATCACATGCAGATGAGTCACAATGGCTATCCGTCTCTGACCTCATGTCAGGTTTGATGATGGTATTTCTGTTTATCTCGATTGCCATGATGCAAATTGTCAATAAGGATAAAGACACAGCCGTTGATGAAAAGAAGCGCATTGAGCAAATCGTCAAAGCCTATCAAGAGAATAAAACAGCTATTTATGATGCACTGCAACAAGAATTCGCACGAGACTTAAAAAAATGGGATGCTGAAATTGATCGTAATAATCTTACCTTCACCTTTAAATCGCCTGACATATTGTTTGCGATAGGCAAAGACCAGTTAACACCCAAATTTAAAGAAGTTTTAGATGATTTCTTCCCACGCTATCTCACGGTGCTTACGGGTGCGGGTGCGGGTGCGGGTGCGGGTGCGGGTGCGGGTGCGGGTGGAACAATAGAACAGGATGGGGTGAAAAGCTTTAAAAGCTCAATCACTGAAATTCGTATCGAGGGTCATACCGATTCGACATGGGGCACAACGGGTTCTACGATGACTGATAAAGATATCTACTACAATAATATGGACTTATCCCAAGGAAGAACGCGATCTGTACTGACGTATATCTACGATATGTCGGGCATTGCCAAACAACGCCCATGGATGAAGGCACACATTGCAGCCGTTGGTTTATCATCATCGCGCCCCGTATTCAAAGAATCAGCGTGCAATAGTCCAGAGGAAAATGAACCCTTGACACAATCGGTTTGCACCGAGGATCTCGAAAAATCGCGACGAGTGTCATTTCGTATTTTGACCAACGCTGAACAGCAAGTGCAGAAAATACTGGCTACCTTCTGATGAAAATTGATACGGCATTTATCGTAAACCTCAAGGCATGTGTGACCCAAATGGGCGCAGCACTTCAGAAGTTAGATCTGACCTCTCAATCGGGCATCAAAGTCAAACTGAGCGATATTAAGAGCAAGAAAGGGTTGCTGAGTTATGATGATCATCAGGTTGTCGTGTTTATTCCCGACCACAGTTATAAGGCATCTCTTTATACACAAATCAGTCCTTCCCCCAATTCACTAGCCATCTGAATCCCATAAATACAGTCCAGCACCCTTGAGTAGCCCAACCAGATACTTTTAGCTCCCGGTTCGCCATCGCATTTTCTGCCCAGAAAGCCCCCCAGTTCTGCCAGATTGCGGATCACTTGATTGAGGGTAGGTATGCCATCGGGCAGTGCTTTTTTGCCGAGCCGGAAGGATACTTTCCATTCCAGCGGGTCAAACACCAGCTCAGCCGGAAGTTCTGGGCAGGTACGCCCCAACCGCATCAGAAACATAATCCGCCAGGCCACCATGATGTAGAGCGCGAGGGCTTTTTCGATGCGCTCTTTAGTGTCCAGTTGCAGTTTTTCGACGCGACAGCCAACTTTCAGGACATCAAAAAACATTTCGATTTCCCAACGCGCCCGATACCAGTCGATGAGTTCACAAGCGGCATCGGCGGTCTCTACACAACGGTTGGTGACTAAACGCCAAATGAGGGGCGATTTTCCGGCGGGTGGGTTGATTTCTTTGGCTTGAACCAAGGTCAATAGCATCGGGTGCTTGCTCTTGGGACGCAGGGTATAACGTAACACCTTGATTTCCTGTACCACTTTGCGGGCTTTTTCACCCTGCTTGCGCGGTTTGGTAAAGGTGATGCGGGTCAACGCCTGTTGTTGCTCAATGGCATCCCACAGTTTGAGGTCATCTCCTAAGGCACGGTTATGTTGCGCCCGTATCAGCAGGTCAGCCGGGTAATCCAAGGCTTGTGCCCGTTTGAGCAAGTCGTAAAAGTCGCTTTCACGGTCGCCCGTATAGATGAGCCGGTGTCCGGGGCAGCGTGCCGCCAGTTCGGCTACCCGTTCATACCCTTCGATCCAGCGACGGCTTTCTTTGATGCTGGGGTTCGCTTGGTCGGCGGCTTTGCTCAAGCCCCGTGACCACATCCACGTATCGGTGATGCCCAACGGCAGGCGTTCCGGGGTGATACACAAGGTCGGATGCAGGTACATCCCGCGTTGCTTATCGTAGGATAACCGCCCCAAGCCCTCGGTTTCCTGTCCATTGAAGTCCAATTCGGTGGTGTCTTGAATGCACAGGATAATCTTCGAGTCTTGTTGACGGATTCGGCACTCTGTCGCTTCAAAGTGGGATGCCATCAAAGCATCATGGCTCACCGCCTCATTCCAGAAGAAACGGTACGTCGCCAAGGTACTTGACCAACTCTGGCAAGCCTTGGGGAGGCTGGATTGGGGCGCTTTCAGCATGGCATTGAGAATATGGGCGGCGCGTGTTTCGAGGCGCTTGTCTCCCAAATCAAGATCGGTGAGTTCGCTAGATGACCAGTTCATAGGTGAAAATTGCTTATCTTACATCAGCTTGGGACTTGTGTATAAGGAGATGAGTTATAAGGGCGTACCAGCCGTTGAAAAGAATCACGCTCAGGGCAATAAGTACCATTTTGCAGAGTGTACGACTTTGGAGGAGATGCGTGCTTCAGGTAAATATGAGCATCGCTATAGCGCTAACAATAACCCGGACGGTCATTTTGAAATTTTCGATAACAAAGGTAATAACGCCAAAAACATTGCTTTAATGCCTTGTCAGAACTGCCTCAAACATATTAACTACCAAGGTTTTGCTGATGCAACATCCAATGAAAAGCGTCGAATATTGGATCATTTCTCAGTCATTGATTTACTCTCGACCTATAGTACTTGGTTTAAAAATATGCCGGGTATTCGACCAAAAACAGCAGGCTATACTGCCGACTGGCAAGATATTTCTCTAGCTTTTCGTCGAAAAAAGAAATTCACCTGCGAATGCTGTGGCGTGAACCTCAATGACCAGCGTCATTTATTACACGCGCATCACATCAATAGTGATAAACGGAACAATTATGAGCATAACCTCAAGGCACTTTGTATTGACTGTCATCGTAAAGAACATTTACATGATCATATGCTGATTACATGTCAAGTCCCGATAGATCATATACTTTCTTTTTGAATAAATCTGGCTTCTTTTTCTGCCATTCCTTGAGTGCTTGAATAGGGGTTTTGTATCCCAGTGCTTTCTGGGGAATGCAGTGGTTGTAGAGCCGTTCATAATGTTTGATCGCGTCAGCCAATTCATTGGATGAGGCGAAACGGGTGGTTTGCAACAAGTCGCTGATACGTCCGTTGAAGCGTTCTACCATGCCGTTGGTTTGGGGGTGGCGTGGCTTGGTGAGGCGGTGTTCAGCCTTGATGCGCTCACAGGCTTTGTCGAATTTATGCTTGCCTGTGGGGTCACGTTCCCCTTTACGGGTAAAGCGGTCGGTGAATTCCTTCCCATTGTCGGTCAGCACGTATTGCACCTTGATGGGGAAGCGCTGCTCTACTTTACCCAAAAAATCCGCTGTACTGGCAGCCGCTTTGTCGGGGTAAATGGCAAGGCACACCATACGACTGGCACGGTCGATGGCGACATACAGGTATTGGTGTTCCTTTTCGTCGGGCATCTTCGGCAAGTATTTGATGTCAATATGGATATAGCCGGGTTCGTAGTCCTTGAACACCTTTTTCGGTGGCGGCTCCTCGCCATACAGTTCCCGCTTCATTACCGCCAGGTTGGCGATCCCATGACGACGCAGGCAGCGGTCTATACCCGAACGGCTGGCGGCGGCATTGATATATTCTTTGGTGATGTGGGTCAGGTCATCCAGCGACAGCAGCAGGGTCTTACGTAGCTCCACCACCAACCATTCCTGTACCTCAGTCAGCGTGGTGTGCAGCGTATCGGGACGGTGCGATTTGTCGGTCATCTCCTCACGGTTCTGCCATTTGCGGATCGTCAGGCGGCTGACATTGTATTGTTTCGCCAGTTCTGCTTGTGTGAGCGGCGATGCCTTGATTTCACTCCGTAATTTCGGGGTTGTCCGTGCTTCGGGATGCAGTTTCATGTACGCTTTGCCTTGTAGCCATGGGTGGATAAGATGCCTTCAAGGATAGCCCGTGCTTTGAATAATGGGTAGCTCCTTGAGGGAATATGATCCCATGGGACATGACAATTACACCTGAGCAAATGCACACAATTAATCAACTCAGAATGCAGCAAGGCTTACTTAAAATTGATTCTTGGCAAAGTGCCTATCGACTAGCGGATGAGGCGTTACATGGGGTACTCAAACGCTATGAGCGCAGGCAACCTCAATCACTACCCCACGTTTACTATCCAGTTACATCAGGTATTATTTTGGATGTCGCATGGCCTAGCCAGAAAGTCGGCGTTTATGTGGATATTTCGGAGCAACAGCGTAAAACATTGCAACAAGCTGGTTGGTCTTTGATGACGATTGGACATGCGCTTAAATTTTAATCAAACCCAAGCAATGTTACCCCCCTGCTTCCTGCAACAGCGCCGCAATCAGCTCCTCCGACAACCACAACCCCGCTGCCTGCAATTGCCGAAAAGCGGGTTCTGCCTTGGGCAGCAATCCGCGCCGCTTCGCCAACACAATCACACCACATGTACCTGTCATGGCAATATTGATGCTACGCGCACAACGGCGAGCAGCGGCATCATCCAGAATGGCACGGTCTGCTGCCAATTCACGGGCATGATGCATAACAGCCGATTCACCAGCCCCCAAATTCCAGCGTTGGATGTCCAGTGCAACGTCTACAGGGGGTAAGCGTTGCAACCAATCCAAGGTAGGAACAATACAGGCAGCGGCATCATCCTTGCCACCATTGACAACTTCTTGCCACACAGCGGTACATACACAGCTTCAAACAACTGCGGCAACAGAACGT from Thiothrix litoralis encodes the following:
- a CDS encoding UDP-2,3-diacylglucosamine diphosphatase, whose product is MVSWFIADLHLDTSRPAIIRLLITFLQQLKGRADALYILGDLFEYWVGDDALDSPAAAGFLPVVAELRELVDSGVALYFMHGNRDFLVGEQFAAATGCILLPEQHLMDLYGTPTLLLHGDTLCTDDVEYQQVRKLFRNPPWQQQFLALPLEARIRQAEAMRAQSRESMQGKAAAILDVNQQAVEAVFQQTGVSRIIHGHTHRPAVHDVALDGKMLQRVVLGDWHEDKGSFLRVDAEKMTLEF
- a CDS encoding proteasome-type protease; its protein translation is MTYCVGVSLDAGLVLTSDSRTNAGIDNVSTYSKMYQCETTPDRFLVILSAGNLATTQAVIQQVKRDVHEGKPRNINNMAYLADVADYLGEILVNLIRKHNEQGGFIADATLVLGGQIKGREPNLYMIYPQGNYITSSSETPYLQIGESKYGKPVLDRFITRDASLEDAAICSLISMDSTMKSNASVGPPIEVLIYKRDQFTTPKHYKFDAEDPYLLAIRQEWAHHLNQAFRSMPRLEESQAQPNSYLRAL
- a CDS encoding zinc-binding metallopeptidase family protein, coding for MRRFHCVCGHEVFFEDSKCSSCHSLLGFNPETLTMVVLNEDPTLRACALRNHPVGCNWMVAEDDDHEQCRSCRLTRTVPQQNIPINVQRWKVLEYAKRRLVYSFIMLGLPVVSREQDPDSGLAFDFLEDQRTNPLVKKRVVYTGHHNGLITLHVSEADDAYRVKTREQMNESYRTVLGHMRHEIGHYYWDKLIRDSVWYPRFRHMFGGEENYRESMDNYYAYGPVPNWEKRHISAYASAHPWEDWAETWAHYLHIMDTLETATDFEVIHRSTSHSRDFHLLMGEWRQLTLMMNALNRSMGQRDPYPFSLSRQVIVKLRFIHQLVAGSESA
- a CDS encoding AAA family ATPase: MKIPYGESNFKKVITEGFVYLDKTDYIPQLEAAGSHLFLLRPRRFGKSLFLSMLEYYYDVAYQHEFDALFGKLYIGQQPAPLRSSYQVLFMDFSGIDTDAGHDAVLQRFTSKVDMHLQTFLRRYAYPDSYQDAIREKVTPADKMQQFVELLGEHKFLLLIDEYDHFANSILAADMKLFLRIMGKGGFVRSFYETLKTATQRGTLDRLFVTGVTPIMLDSMTSGFNIGQNLSLHEDFNEAIGFTKAEVARLLQPLVDTCSVELEQLLADVTRWYNGYRFNLKASETVYNANMVLYFAKNFDLRRCEYPDPMMDENIASDYGKIMGMFSIGNRDTNFAVLDELINTEEVTAQQRRKFEFDKGFDRDDFISLLAYMGFITLYRKTLAGETFVIPNYAIREFYFHYFKVELERRNQMSIPNHTLRLAVEKLALYADMQPLVDEMVRALQLLSNRDAKEAGWLAKKQEGLEQVQGYLQLPEIAALQNLAAWLLVTDGEQVEVVRVELDKVGNS
- the tnpC gene encoding IS66 family transposase encodes the protein MNELTITTDFTDIALPTDLATSQQLNRDLLTLVVALQARVKQLEAELTELKERLNDSSATSSNPPSRDTPEQRAQRERKPKSPLKRGGQPGHSKHERTLVEESRLDAIQHYYPEGCCRCGGHLVLETTPSQRHQVFDLPEVAYQVTEHRLYAGTCSCCGKRQVAELPEDIPSGQMGAGLISWITLMNGACRLSTRQIQLLLEEQWQLSFSSGAISEATAPVSRWLAPLYAQAGDAVRSSPVVNADETSHYRGREREWLWVMCSPQVVYFMTHYSRGKGAADELLGKFNGVLVTDQHGGYNHHPNERRQLCWAHIIRKFKKIAQRYGRAGILGKRLLRLARLIVHLHNRKLAGAYSDRLYRQRMDKLREAFRQTLVAGSGLRQAQHPDKPTKTANQCQRLRDDDLMLWTFLRHSGVPLTNNAAERAIRPYVIWRKTSFFSQSFRGDQFRPLILTIVETCKRLGISAYRIIRQACQQALAKKPVTVRLPIPPPQVLNPVTGLIAA